CGCTGGAAGAAGCGGCCGCACTGGATGGAGCAACCCCGTGGCAGGCGTTCCGTCTGGTGTTGCTGCCGCTGTCGGTGCCCATTCTGGCGGTGGTCTTTATCCTGTCGTTCATTGCCGCCATCACCGAAGTACCGGTTGCCTCACTGTTGCTACGTGATGTGAACAGCTACACCCTGGCGGTCGGGATGCAGCAGTACCTCAACCCACAAAACTATCTGTGGGGCGATTTTGCCGCTGCCGCCGTGCTGTCCGCGATTCCAATCACTCTGGTCTTCCTGCTGGCGCAGCGCTGGCTGGTCAACGGCCTGACTGCCGGCGGAGTCAAAGGCTAAGTTTCATCGAAGTACCTGTAATGCCACTGCACCCTCAACTTGTTTTATCCAACTTGTGACTGTAATTCGGCGCTCCACGGAGCGCCCTTTTTTTACTCGCGCTTCAGGCGTTTCGAATTACACATCCAGAGGGTGATCACCAGCAGCAGGATCGCCGCCGAATAGATCAACACGTCCATTGGCGATTTGTGATCGACGATGATCAGCCGGACAATCGCGGTGATCCCGATATAGATGAAATAGCGCAGCGGAAAGTGAAAGCCTGACTGAAAGTACTTCACAATCAGCGCGATAAATTCGAAATAGAGAAAGTAGACAACCAGCCCTTCCACCAGCTCATACTTGCTGGCTTGTTCAGGCGCGAAAAGCACATCAGCCAGATGCAGTGTCTCTTTGCCGAGGAATACGACCAGGATCAGGCCCAGACTCAACAGCCCAAGGTTCAACACGGTCTGTAGGATCGTAGAGATAAACTCCACGCGCGGACGAGATAGTGACGTCATAACAGCACCTCTTTCTCAGTGGTGAGGTTCCTGTATAACGCAAAAATGTGACGGAGATCTATATTTTTTGTTTATGTTTTGTGCAATCAGAAAAGGGTGTGACAATCCTTTCAACCCTAACATTCTGAAAGGAAGGCGAAATGCTTCGGTTTCAAATGGCAATACAAGACGATGCCAGCCTGTTGAGCACAATGGGATATACCAGCTATCGTCATCATTTTGCCCATCTGTGGAAAAACGATGACGAACTGGCGGCGTATCTTGAGCAGGAATATTCTCTGCCCGCCATCGCCAGAAGTCTCGCAGAAGCGGGCACCTTCTGGTTGATCGCTTTTACTGACGTCCCGATTGGTTTTGCGAAGTATTCGTTACATCAGGCCCTTGAGCCACAAGACCCGCCGGGGACATTGCTGCATAAGATCTACCTTCTGCCGGGCGAAACTGGCAAACAGTACGGTGAACAGCTTTTTGCCGAAGTGGTCCGTCAGGCCAAAGCGCAAGGGGAAACACGGATCTGGCTGGAGGTACTGGCGGATAACCCCCGGGCACGTCAGTTCTATGAACAGCAGGGAATGACCTTTGTGAAA
The sequence above is drawn from the Citrobacter amalonaticus genome and encodes:
- the psiE gene encoding phosphate-starvation-inducible protein PsiE, with amino-acid sequence MTSLSRPRVEFISTILQTVLNLGLLSLGLILVVFLGKETLHLADVLFAPEQASKYELVEGLVVYFLYFEFIALIVKYFQSGFHFPLRYFIYIGITAIVRLIIVDHKSPMDVLIYSAAILLLVITLWMCNSKRLKRE
- a CDS encoding GNAT family N-acetyltransferase gives rise to the protein MLRFQMAIQDDASLLSTMGYTSYRHHFAHLWKNDDELAAYLEQEYSLPAIARSLAEAGTFWLIAFTDVPIGFAKYSLHQALEPQDPPGTLLHKIYLLPGETGKQYGEQLFAEVVRQAKAQGETRIWLEVLADNPRARQFYEQQGMTFVKDTFFSTTSQTTTLHVMKKPL